A region of Nostoc sp. 'Peltigera membranacea cyanobiont' N6 DNA encodes the following proteins:
- a CDS encoding UvrD-helicase domain-containing protein — MIDLIAFHSCLAQPNARGYDLDNKQKEAVEYSGGSLWLLAGPGSGKSEVLVTRTLKLLCVDNVKPRSILLTTFTQKAARNLEDRLASYLAALQKADSSLQSVDLADIRIGTLHSLCNDILQEYRYEEYQNVRLLNQVEQDLFVYRSASIANYQDLNFWTQFAHTVPDWRSKDYCPSKWKRAKAAVTLFNHIVEDNLDVDKMLLAGGNWATLADFYQQYTQELRNKYRCDFAHLQGCFLKFLTSAAGERFLEGDGENQPPLLHILVDEYQDTNPIQERIYLALANQSSHSITVVGDDDQALYRFRGGNVSCMVNFDKACMAALGKSPKKIQLDQNYRSHTDIVSFFNKYITSFPEMIAPGVRAPDKNPVKAASSIIGNYPAVSWLERKKAGDLPNAVAGLIKDHLIGDGIISDLSQCVLLLRSAKDSPKNAGPYIQAFEEHNIPVYNPRSKSFMESEEVQCLLAALVQVIDIKHTFNDYKGFNGEPLSWVKTIQEWFQTLSSVKQNPNYSVSELFDYLNRSNLELPRLCASTTKSVFLNLNLLEIIYRILALEPFKTWKKDPVRNLRLSKITRLFDGYHSFKLDGLRSNVDKNGIDPDFLKRFYMMFASYLIDAGIDDDEDEEVIVPQGYLPIMTIHQSKGLEFPFVFVAQLGEKKKAGAAQILERDLEPFRQDIYSRSTRTPDLLATEDDIRLLYVAYSRAQYGLILVGTQEHIKNHVAAPSRNPAEFRRNTILI, encoded by the coding sequence ATGATTGACTTAATTGCTTTCCATTCGTGTCTTGCTCAACCTAATGCTCGTGGTTATGACTTGGATAACAAGCAAAAGGAAGCTGTTGAGTATAGCGGAGGTTCTTTATGGCTTTTAGCAGGGCCAGGTTCGGGGAAAAGCGAAGTATTGGTTACACGTACCTTAAAGCTACTTTGTGTAGATAATGTTAAACCGCGCTCTATTTTATTAACTACCTTTACTCAAAAAGCAGCACGTAATCTTGAAGACCGTCTTGCAAGTTATTTGGCAGCACTTCAAAAGGCAGATTCTAGCCTTCAATCGGTAGATTTAGCTGACATAAGAATAGGCACACTACATAGTTTATGCAATGATATTCTTCAAGAATACCGTTATGAAGAATACCAAAATGTTCGCTTGCTAAATCAGGTAGAGCAGGATTTATTCGTTTATCGTTCTGCCTCAATAGCAAATTATCAAGATTTAAACTTCTGGACACAGTTTGCTCACACTGTTCCTGATTGGCGAAGTAAAGATTACTGCCCTAGTAAGTGGAAACGTGCCAAGGCAGCAGTAACTCTTTTCAACCATATTGTAGAAGACAATCTTGATGTAGATAAAATGCTTCTAGCTGGCGGTAATTGGGCAACACTAGCAGATTTTTATCAGCAGTATACACAAGAGTTACGAAATAAGTACAGATGTGACTTTGCTCATCTTCAAGGTTGTTTCCTTAAATTTTTAACCTCTGCTGCTGGAGAAAGATTTTTAGAGGGAGATGGAGAAAACCAGCCACCTCTGCTGCATATACTTGTTGACGAATATCAAGATACTAACCCGATTCAAGAAAGAATTTACCTAGCTCTTGCTAATCAAAGTTCACATAGTATTACTGTAGTGGGTGATGACGATCAGGCACTATATCGATTCCGAGGTGGTAATGTATCTTGCATGGTCAATTTTGATAAAGCTTGCATGGCAGCTTTAGGTAAATCTCCTAAAAAAATTCAATTGGATCAGAACTATCGTTCGCACACTGATATAGTTAGTTTTTTCAATAAATACATTACTTCGTTTCCAGAGATGATAGCTCCTGGAGTACGTGCGCCTGATAAAAATCCAGTTAAGGCTGCATCTTCTATCATAGGTAATTACCCTGCTGTTTCTTGGCTTGAACGCAAGAAAGCGGGAGATTTACCAAATGCTGTAGCTGGATTAATCAAAGACCATTTAATAGGTGATGGAATTATATCCGATCTCAGTCAATGCGTTTTACTTTTACGTAGTGCTAAAGATTCACCAAAAAATGCAGGGCCTTATATTCAGGCATTTGAGGAACATAATATTCCTGTTTATAACCCTCGGTCAAAATCCTTTATGGAATCAGAGGAAGTACAGTGTTTGTTGGCAGCATTAGTACAAGTTATTGATATAAAACATACATTTAATGATTATAAAGGTTTCAATGGAGAACCTCTTTCATGGGTTAAAACTATCCAGGAATGGTTTCAGACTCTTTCAAGCGTAAAACAAAACCCCAATTACTCTGTTAGTGAATTATTTGACTACTTAAACCGTAGTAATTTAGAACTACCTAGACTCTGTGCATCTACTACAAAAAGTGTTTTTCTAAACCTCAATTTGCTAGAAATAATCTATCGTATTCTTGCTTTAGAGCCATTTAAAACATGGAAGAAAGATCCAGTAAGAAATTTACGGCTTTCTAAAATTACCCGTCTTTTTGATGGTTATCATAGTTTTAAGTTAGATGGTCTGCGTTCAAACGTAGATAAAAATGGTATTGATCCCGATTTCCTAAAACGTTTTTATATGATGTTTGCCAGCTACTTAATTGATGCTGGGATTGACGATGATGAGGATGAAGAAGTAATAGTGCCTCAAGGTTATCTTCCTATAATGACTATTCACCAATCAAAAGGGTTAGAGTTTCCTTTTGTTTTTGTTGCACAACTTGGGGAAAAGAAAAAAGCTGGAGCAGCGCAAATTCTTGAGCGTGATCTAGAGCCATTTCGACAAGATATTTATTCTAGAAGTACTAGAACTCCAGATTTACTAGCTACTGAAGATGATATCCGCTTGCTTTATGTGGCTTACTCACGCGCACAGTATGGTCTAATTTTGGTGGGTACTCAAGAGCATATTAAAAACCATGTAGCTGCTCCGTCTCGCAATCCTGCTGAGTTTCGTAGAAATACAATTCTAATTTAA
- a CDS encoding helix-turn-helix domain-containing protein yields MVRKTLTRNQPEVGKFLRELRILAGLTQEQFASFLGVTYSTINRWENGHTRPMPLAMQKIEEIAKDMGEQGEKLIVKYYLK; encoded by the coding sequence ATGGTTAGAAAAACCTTGACAAGAAACCAGCCAGAAGTTGGAAAGTTTTTACGTGAATTAAGAATTTTGGCAGGATTAACACAAGAGCAATTTGCTTCATTCCTTGGGGTAACATACAGCACAATTAATCGTTGGGAAAATGGACACACAAGACCTATGCCGTTAGCTATGCAAAAGATTGAAGAGATAGCAAAGGATATGGGAGAGCAGGGAGAAAAGTTAATAGTAAAATACTATCTAAAATAA
- a CDS encoding SNF2-related protein: MALKLETVKLLVADDVGIGKTIEAGLIARELLDRGEVKRIAVLCPPHLCDQWQQELSEKFHIDAVVVRSGTASKLERNIPNNDSVFSYYRHLIVSLDYAKAERRRASFITHCPDLVIVDEAHTCARPNKTTTSQQQRHQLITEIAQKQEQHLLLLTATPHSGIEESFLSLLGLLKPEFEHFNLNSLTDKQRDHLANHFVQRRRADVKLWLGNETPFPERESSEESYNLSKEYKELFDEVYNFARGLVKTTTADMSHAQRRGRYWSALALIRCVMSSPAAAIATLNRQVSKSVERLLADLDEDLMSSYVHDPTEQEQAVDASPTLVIEQGQQSYKDADKRKLKAFVQAAEKLQGGKDQKLQSCIATVESFLKDQMNPIVWCRYIATANYVADALRQKLEKKGSQIRVIAITGELSEDERETRLEELKSYPQRVL; the protein is encoded by the coding sequence ATGGCACTAAAGTTAGAGACGGTAAAACTGCTTGTAGCTGATGACGTGGGTATTGGTAAGACCATCGAAGCTGGATTGATAGCTCGTGAATTGCTAGACCGAGGTGAGGTGAAGCGAATTGCAGTACTGTGTCCACCACACTTATGCGATCAATGGCAGCAGGAATTAAGTGAAAAGTTTCATATTGATGCGGTGGTAGTACGTTCTGGCACAGCTTCCAAATTAGAGCGAAACATACCTAATAATGACAGTGTTTTTAGTTATTATCGCCACCTGATTGTTAGCTTGGACTATGCCAAGGCAGAGCGTCGTCGTGCTAGTTTTATAACTCACTGCCCTGACTTAGTAATTGTGGATGAAGCACATACTTGCGCCCGTCCAAATAAAACCACTACATCCCAGCAGCAGCGACACCAGCTAATTACAGAAATTGCCCAAAAACAAGAACAGCATTTACTGTTACTTACAGCTACTCCTCACAGTGGGATTGAAGAATCTTTTCTCTCACTTTTAGGTTTGCTGAAGCCGGAGTTTGAGCATTTCAATCTCAATAGCTTAACTGACAAACAACGCGACCACTTAGCCAATCATTTCGTTCAGCGCAGACGGGCAGATGTCAAACTTTGGTTAGGGAATGAAACTCCTTTTCCTGAACGAGAGTCAAGCGAGGAATCATATAACTTATCGAAAGAGTACAAAGAACTATTTGATGAAGTCTATAATTTTGCCCGTGGTCTAGTGAAAACGACTACGGCGGACATGAGCCATGCTCAACGTCGGGGAAGATACTGGTCGGCTTTGGCTTTGATCCGTTGTGTCATGTCTTCGCCTGCGGCTGCGATCGCTACATTAAATCGTCAAGTTAGTAAATCAGTCGAACGCTTACTGGCTGATTTAGACGAAGATTTGATGAGTTCTTACGTCCATGATCCCACAGAGCAAGAACAAGCGGTTGATGCTTCCCCAACTTTGGTCATAGAACAGGGACAGCAAAGTTATAAAGACGCGGACAAACGCAAGTTAAAAGCTTTTGTGCAAGCAGCAGAGAAGTTGCAAGGTGGCAAAGACCAAAAGCTGCAATCATGTATTGCTACGGTAGAATCTTTCCTCAAAGACCAGATGAACCCGATTGTCTGGTGTCGCTATATTGCTACAGCAAATTATGTAGCTGATGCTCTCAGACAGAAATTAGAGAAAAAAGGTAGTCAGATCCGCGTAATTGCGATTACTGGAGAACTTTCTGAAGATGAGCGGGAAACTCGACTAGAAGAGTTAAAATCTTATCCCCAACGAGTGCTATAG
- a CDS encoding helicase-related protein yields the protein MIPIVATDCLSEGVNLQTHFSAVIHYDLPWNPNRLEQREGRIDRYGQTATKVKACLLYGRDNPVDGAVLDVLIRKAVQIHKSLGITVPVPMESTTVAEAVFKSLFERTTEVIQLSLFEFQEESAVDKVHKNWDKAVEREKTNRTRFAQRAIKPEQVEQELIDSDQILGNEQDVERFVLSACDRISCSLIKKKQGWLLSQPPDFLKSTLGDKSRLLSFTTPTPEGVEYVGRNHPLVEGLARYILEDALSHTNEPIAARCGFTTTNAVQKRTTLLLVRLRHLLDSSKRTTETRNTTSLLAEECAVIGFTGSPSSPSWLTQLEATSLLQQAKPVSDVTKAMKQIEIGELLQRLEELQPDLEKFARERAEELLQSHRRVRTMTQEGRIRVTPQLPMDVLGIFILQPGRK from the coding sequence ATGATTCCTATAGTTGCTACGGACTGTTTGAGTGAAGGGGTAAACCTGCAAACACACTTCAGTGCTGTTATTCACTACGATTTACCCTGGAATCCTAACCGGTTAGAACAACGTGAAGGACGTATTGACCGCTACGGCCAAACAGCAACTAAGGTGAAAGCCTGCTTGCTTTATGGTCGAGATAATCCTGTTGATGGTGCAGTTCTGGATGTTCTGATTCGTAAAGCTGTGCAGATTCACAAGTCTTTAGGAATTACTGTTCCCGTCCCAATGGAAAGTACTACTGTAGCGGAAGCAGTATTTAAATCCCTTTTTGAACGTACTACTGAGGTTATTCAGTTATCGCTGTTTGAGTTTCAAGAAGAATCTGCGGTTGATAAAGTTCATAAGAATTGGGACAAGGCAGTAGAACGTGAAAAAACCAATCGGACTCGCTTTGCTCAACGTGCCATTAAACCTGAGCAAGTAGAACAGGAATTAATTGATTCTGACCAAATTTTAGGGAATGAGCAGGATGTAGAGCGGTTTGTCTTATCGGCTTGCGATCGCATATCTTGTTCTTTAATTAAGAAAAAGCAGGGATGGTTACTTTCCCAACCACCGGATTTTCTCAAGTCAACTTTAGGGGATAAGTCGCGTTTACTCTCTTTTACCACCCCAACACCAGAGGGCGTGGAATACGTAGGACGAAATCACCCTTTAGTGGAAGGCTTGGCACGGTACATCCTAGAAGATGCACTTTCCCACACAAATGAACCGATCGCAGCACGATGCGGCTTTACTACAACTAATGCGGTACAAAAGCGCACAACTTTGCTGCTGGTAAGGTTACGGCATTTGTTAGACAGTTCTAAACGTACTACAGAAACGCGAAATACCACATCTCTACTAGCGGAAGAATGCGCGGTTATTGGCTTTACAGGTTCGCCCTCTAGCCCTAGCTGGTTGACACAGTTGGAAGCAACATCACTATTGCAACAAGCGAAGCCAGTCAGCGATGTTACTAAAGCTATGAAGCAGATAGAAATTGGTGAGTTACTCCAAAGGTTAGAAGAACTCCAGCCAGATTTGGAAAAGTTTGCCAGAGAAAGAGCAGAAGAACTTTTACAAAGCCATAGACGCGTCAGAACAATGACCCAAGAAGGTCGAATTCGCGTCACTCCCCAATTGCCGATGGATGTTCTCGGCATTTTCATCCTCCAACCCGGACGAAAGTAA
- a CDS encoding Eco57I restriction-modification methylase domain-containing protein: MKTTLTALQIEGNLLAPDMTAQMLEGSIKGQLPEDFGFNKTDKLADEIATAWGDAKAYWAAFQRALARLDENNSATTITRELWTVPLLQSLGYEPVYTATAEVVEDKTYAISHRAEAGENKPPIHIIGCRLEIDKRPPSGTPRLSAHALVQEYLNKTEHLWAIATNGYRWRLLRDSSLMTRLTYIEFDLEQILSGENFAEFGLFYRLFHRSRLPEGMDDADKCLLEYYHQEARQQGERVRDRLRDGVEKALIQLGNGFLQHPANEHLRQKFTDGSLKDIDYYRQLLRLIYRLLFLMVAESRNLLLIGDDLEKARIYREYYSIERLRELAERPHWRREGFQDLWQGLRVTFLLFDENWRGEVLGLSPLNGDLFGSTTLPALENCAIDNYDLLIALRHLSLYENKAQLRRVNYEYLDVEELGSVYESLLDFHPQVAQKKGIYEFALVYGSDRKTTGSYYTPSELVHQLIKTALEPVIEDKLAQVRSQTSTPPNPDELKRNLEQALLSLKICDPACGSGHFLLAAARRIGKELAKVRSDEAEPGSQPLKLAIRDVIQNCIYGVDLNPLAVDLCKVALWIEGFPGKLPLSFLDHRIKCGNSLVGVLDINCLEEGIPDEAYKAVTGDDKQLATQLKKRNKKERDNKGQLSTDEKLATDNIDYAEKWRQLGVIPETTPQEVRSKQRRYKENLQEPSWWLKYSACNLWTAAFFMPLTENDLQLLPTTEALNRLEREKVEKIYKSDDSYQLHITNYELNNIVNAANKLAEEKHFFHWCIEFPDIFPENQEKWGFDCVLGNPPWERIKLQEKEFFASQSAEIAKAINKAAREKLIKELPKKNPELAQAFEEAKHDAEAQSKFIRESGRFPLTAVGDINTYAVFAETTRKLISSNGRVGVILPVGIATDDTTKKYFGDLIKSQSLESLIGFENEAFIFPSVHHAFKFCTLTVTGKDVKVKQADFTFFCRYFADTNNHQRHFHLSSTEIALINPNTFTCPIFRTRADAELTTKIYQLVPVLENETTGNNPWDISFMAMFHMANDSSLFKNEPGEGLVPLYEAKMFHQFDHRYSTYEGATQANLNAGILPQIPDEIKQNPTFTIKARYWVNQIEVENRLADKWNKDWLLGFRDITNSTSERTSIFSFLPKVGIGNKAPLLISNKFEARFVSCFYASINSLVFDFVTRQKLGGTTMNFFIVKQLPIIPPELYTPEDIKFISDRVLELVYTAWDMQPFAKDMGYDGEPFIWNPNRRALLRAELDAYYAKLYGLTRDELRYILDPADVYGADFPSETFRVLKNNEMKQFGEYRTQRLVLEAWDRMFDT, encoded by the coding sequence ATGAAAACTACATTAACTGCGCTTCAAATCGAAGGAAATTTACTAGCTCCAGATATGACTGCCCAAATGCTCGAAGGCAGCATCAAAGGACAATTGCCAGAAGACTTTGGTTTTAATAAAACTGACAAGCTAGCAGATGAAATTGCTACTGCCTGGGGCGATGCTAAAGCATACTGGGCAGCATTTCAACGCGCATTGGCAAGGCTCGATGAAAATAATTCCGCTACTACAATTACCCGTGAACTTTGGACAGTGCCATTACTGCAAAGTCTAGGTTATGAACCTGTATACACTGCAACAGCCGAAGTCGTAGAGGACAAAACTTATGCGATTTCCCATCGTGCAGAAGCAGGAGAAAATAAACCACCTATCCATATTATTGGTTGTCGGTTAGAAATCGATAAACGTCCTCCCAGTGGCACACCCAGGTTATCAGCACACGCACTGGTGCAGGAGTATCTTAACAAGACAGAGCATCTGTGGGCGATCGCAACCAATGGTTATCGCTGGCGGTTACTGCGTGACTCTTCGTTGATGACTCGTCTTACTTACATCGAATTTGACTTAGAGCAAATTCTCAGTGGCGAAAACTTTGCTGAGTTCGGGTTATTTTATCGGTTGTTTCATCGCTCTCGTTTGCCTGAAGGTATGGATGATGCGGATAAGTGTTTGTTGGAATATTATCACCAAGAAGCACGACAACAAGGGGAACGAGTACGCGATCGCTTACGGGATGGGGTAGAAAAAGCCCTAATACAGTTAGGAAATGGTTTTCTACAACATCCTGCAAATGAACATTTACGGCAGAAGTTTACAGATGGCAGTCTCAAAGATATTGATTATTACCGCCAATTGTTGCGGCTGATTTATCGCTTACTGTTTTTAATGGTTGCAGAGTCTCGAAATTTATTATTAATTGGGGATGATTTAGAGAAAGCACGAATCTACCGAGAATATTACAGCATTGAGCGACTGCGAGAGTTAGCCGAAAGACCACATTGGCGACGCGAGGGTTTCCAAGACTTGTGGCAAGGCTTACGGGTGACATTTCTACTGTTTGATGAAAACTGGCGCGGAGAAGTATTGGGGCTATCTCCTCTCAATGGAGATTTATTTGGTTCTACAACTCTACCAGCATTAGAGAATTGTGCAATTGATAATTATGATTTGCTGATAGCACTTCGTCATCTTTCCTTATATGAAAACAAGGCGCAACTGCGGCGAGTTAACTATGAGTACCTGGATGTTGAAGAATTAGGTAGTGTGTATGAAAGTTTACTTGATTTTCATCCGCAAGTAGCACAGAAAAAGGGAATATATGAATTTGCGTTGGTGTATGGTAGCGATCGCAAAACAACTGGCTCTTACTACACGCCATCAGAATTAGTACACCAGTTAATTAAAACAGCATTAGAACCTGTAATTGAAGATAAATTGGCTCAAGTTCGTAGTCAAACTTCTACACCACCTAATCCAGACGAACTAAAGCGTAATTTAGAGCAGGCTTTACTCAGCCTCAAAATTTGTGATCCTGCTTGCGGTTCTGGACATTTTCTTTTGGCAGCAGCAAGACGTATTGGTAAAGAATTAGCTAAAGTACGAAGTGACGAAGCAGAACCAGGAAGCCAACCGTTAAAATTGGCGATTCGGGATGTAATTCAGAATTGCATTTATGGAGTGGATTTAAACCCGTTAGCTGTAGATTTATGCAAAGTAGCATTATGGATTGAAGGTTTCCCTGGTAAGTTACCACTTAGCTTTTTAGACCATAGGATTAAGTGTGGTAATTCCCTGGTGGGGGTGTTAGATATCAATTGCCTGGAGGAAGGGATACCTGATGAAGCATATAAGGCTGTGACTGGGGATGATAAGCAATTAGCGACACAGTTGAAGAAGCGAAATAAGAAAGAACGGGATAACAAAGGACAGTTATCAACTGATGAGAAATTAGCAACTGATAATATAGATTATGCAGAGAAGTGGCGACAATTGGGTGTAATTCCTGAAACCACACCACAAGAAGTTAGAAGTAAACAAAGAAGATATAAAGAGAATCTACAAGAACCTAGTTGGTGGCTCAAGTATTCTGCCTGTAACTTATGGACAGCAGCATTTTTTATGCCACTAACTGAAAATGATTTGCAGTTACTACCAACAACCGAAGCATTAAATCGGTTAGAGCGCGAAAAAGTAGAAAAAATTTATAAATCAGACGATAGTTACCAATTACATATTACGAACTACGAATTGAATAACATTGTAAATGCAGCGAATAAATTAGCTGAAGAGAAGCATTTTTTCCACTGGTGCATAGAATTTCCTGATATTTTTCCAGAAAATCAGGAAAAATGGGGATTTGATTGTGTTTTGGGTAATCCACCTTGGGAACGGATTAAGTTACAGGAAAAAGAGTTTTTTGCTTCTCAAAGTGCAGAAATTGCTAAAGCTATAAATAAGGCGGCGCGGGAGAAGTTGATTAAGGAATTACCTAAGAAAAATCCTGAGTTAGCACAAGCATTTGAAGAAGCGAAACATGATGCTGAAGCGCAAAGTAAGTTTATTCGGGAGTCAGGGAGATTTCCGTTAACTGCGGTAGGGGATATCAACACTTATGCTGTGTTTGCAGAGACTACAAGAAAGTTGATTTCATCTAATGGAAGGGTTGGGGTTATTCTACCTGTGGGAATTGCTACCGATGATACAACTAAAAAATATTTTGGTGATTTGATTAAATCTCAGTCTTTAGAAAGTTTGATAGGTTTTGAAAATGAAGCTTTTATTTTCCCATCAGTACATCACGCATTTAAATTTTGTACTTTAACCGTTACAGGTAAGGATGTAAAAGTTAAACAAGCCGATTTTACCTTTTTCTGTCGTTACTTTGCTGATACTAATAATCATCAACGACATTTTCATTTATCATCGACAGAAATTGCCTTAATTAATCCCAATACTTTTACTTGTCCTATTTTCCGCACTCGTGCTGATGCAGAATTAACTACGAAAATTTATCAGCTTGTTCCTGTTTTAGAAAATGAGACAACTGGGAATAATCCTTGGGATATTTCGTTTATGGCTATGTTTCACATGGCAAATGATAGCAGTTTATTTAAGAACGAACCAGGTGAAGGTTTAGTTCCGCTTTATGAAGCTAAAATGTTTCATCAGTTTGATCATCGTTACTCAACTTATGAAGGTGCAACACAAGCTAACCTAAATGCAGGCATTTTACCTCAAATACCAGATGAAATCAAACAAAACCCAACTTTTACTATTAAAGCTCGTTACTGGGTGAATCAAATTGAGGTAGAAAATCGACTAGCTGATAAATGGAATAAGGATTGGCTTTTAGGTTTTAGAGATATTACCAATTCTACAAGTGAAAGGACTTCTATCTTTAGCTTTTTGCCGAAAGTAGGTATTGGTAATAAAGCACCCTTACTTATATCAAATAAATTTGAAGCTAGATTTGTATCCTGTTTTTATGCTTCTATCAATAGTCTAGTTTTTGATTTTGTAACTCGTCAAAAATTAGGTGGAACAACAATGAACTTTTTCATCGTCAAACAACTCCCGATAATTCCCCCAGAATTATACACCCCAGAAGATATCAAATTTATTAGCGATCGCGTACTCGAATTAGTCTACACCGCGTGGGATATGCAACCCTTCGCCAAAGATATGGGATACGACGGCGAACCCTTCATTTGGAACCCCAACAGACGCGCATTATTAAGAGCAGAATTAGACGCATATTACGCCAAACTCTACGGACTCACCCGTGATGAACTGCGATATATTCTAGACCCTGCTGATGTCTACGGCGCAGACTTCCCCAGCGAAACATTCCGCGTTTTAAAGAATAACGAAATGAAGCAGTTTGGCGAATACCGCACACAAAGATTAGTTTTGGAGGCATGGGATAGAATGTTTGATACCTAA